The following coding sequences lie in one Desulfitibacter alkalitolerans DSM 16504 genomic window:
- a CDS encoding ImmA/IrrE family metallo-endopeptidase, which produces MLKFSWNKRDKNRVPIMSAREMDELAEELVSDYKPELIKDPQPINYEHFLEFYLGVNLEYQDIRSDNPDEHILGMTAFGDDFALVYDNDAGRMKRIDVREGTVVLNTELLAEEKAGRLRFTALHEGAGHWWCHQDYYGIDKNQLTFFTEERPRAIMCRSYNLENFAYRKCATPVDWMEYQADYMASAIAMPKTPFMAAAANVLKTAGFKERFIVTGVDVEYDIYAELGLPAQIADMFGVSRKAAEIKLKNFGFIKDIKKVKEEAKQRRLY; this is translated from the coding sequence ATGTTAAAATTCTCATGGAATAAAAGAGATAAGAATAGGGTTCCAATAATGAGTGCAAGGGAAATGGATGAGCTTGCAGAAGAGTTGGTGAGTGACTATAAACCTGAATTAATAAAAGATCCACAACCTATTAATTATGAGCATTTTTTAGAGTTTTATTTAGGTGTAAATTTAGAATATCAAGATATTAGATCGGACAACCCTGACGAGCATATTCTTGGAATGACTGCATTTGGTGATGATTTTGCATTGGTTTATGATAATGATGCAGGACGTATGAAAAGAATTGATGTAAGGGAAGGAACAGTTGTTCTGAACACTGAACTGTTGGCAGAAGAAAAAGCTGGCCGCCTACGTTTCACAGCCCTGCATGAAGGTGCAGGACACTGGTGGTGTCACCAGGACTATTATGGAATTGATAAGAATCAGCTAACCTTTTTTACTGAGGAGCGCCCTAGAGCAATAATGTGTCGATCCTATAATCTAGAAAACTTTGCTTATAGAAAGTGCGCAACACCTGTTGACTGGATGGAGTATCAGGCAGATTATATGGCATCAGCAATTGCAATGCCAAAGACCCCCTTTATGGCAGCTGCTGCTAATGTATTAAAGACCGCTGGTTTTAAGGAAAGGTTTATTGTCACTGGTGTAGATGTTGAATATGACATATATGCAGAGCTAGGTCTACCGGCCCAAATTGCAGATATGTTTGGAGTATCACGAAAGGCAGCAGAAATAAAGCTTAAGAACTTTGGGTTTATCAAAGATATTAAAAAGGTTAAAGAGGAAGCCAAGCAGCGTAGGTTATATTAA
- a CDS encoding helix-turn-helix transcriptional regulator, with amino-acid sequence MNKVKAYRKKVRLSRRELAKRTGLSVSNICFIETGKVVAKLSDACKIADVLNRSLDDLFPPFIISKE; translated from the coding sequence ATGAATAAAGTTAAAGCATACAGAAAGAAGGTTAGGCTTAGCCGCAGAGAGCTTGCAAAAAGAACAGGGCTTTCAGTTTCTAATATATGTTTTATTGAAACTGGTAAAGTGGTAGCTAAGCTATCAGATGCCTGCAAAATAGCAGATGTACTAAACCGATCTTTAGATGATTTATTTCCGCCATTTATAATATCAAAGGAATAA